A stretch of Paludisphaera borealis DNA encodes these proteins:
- a CDS encoding NAD-dependent epimerase/dehydratase family protein, which produces MRIAVTGATGFLGRYIVSHLAAAGHRLVCWHRPTSDLGHFPTPLPPRALSWIEGTLNDRRAGEELVAGADAVVHSALDHPSGGFRGEDGDLIGFVERNVVGTLRLIEQARAAGVERFVYISSCAVHDVILDDRPLDETHPTWSTNHYGAHKAAVENFVTSFGLGAGYPICALRPTGIYGLAHPAAASKWYGLVRNVVEGRRVEGRRGGKEVHAADVARAVEILLEADPGAIAGRMFNCYDRYVSEYEVARLAQRASGASGVIDGEETHPKHQIDTARLRSLGMTFGGTPLLERTIDQLVEAVRAE; this is translated from the coding sequence ATGCGGATCGCCGTCACGGGAGCCACGGGATTTCTCGGGCGCTACATCGTCTCGCACCTGGCGGCGGCGGGGCACCGGCTGGTCTGCTGGCATCGCCCGACCAGCGACCTCGGCCATTTCCCCACGCCGCTTCCTCCTCGCGCGCTGAGCTGGATCGAGGGGACGTTGAACGACCGCCGCGCGGGCGAGGAACTCGTCGCCGGGGCCGACGCCGTCGTACACTCGGCCCTCGATCACCCCAGCGGCGGCTTTCGGGGCGAGGACGGCGACCTGATCGGGTTCGTCGAGCGCAACGTGGTGGGCACGCTCCGGCTGATCGAGCAAGCGCGCGCGGCGGGCGTCGAACGGTTCGTCTACATCTCGTCGTGCGCGGTGCACGACGTGATTCTGGACGATCGGCCCCTGGACGAGACCCATCCGACGTGGAGCACCAACCACTACGGGGCTCACAAGGCGGCCGTCGAGAACTTCGTGACAAGCTTCGGCCTGGGCGCGGGCTACCCGATCTGCGCGCTGCGGCCGACGGGGATCTACGGCCTGGCGCATCCGGCGGCCGCGAGCAAATGGTATGGGCTGGTGAGGAATGTCGTCGAGGGACGCCGCGTCGAAGGCCGGCGCGGGGGCAAGGAAGTCCATGCGGCGGACGTCGCCCGGGCCGTTGAAATTCTCCTCGAAGCCGACCCCGGCGCGATCGCGGGCCGCATGTTCAACTGTTACGACCGCTACGTCTCGGAATACGAGGTCGCGCGACTGGCGCAACGCGCGTCGGGGGCGAGCGGGGTGATAGACGGGGAGGAAACGCATCCCAAACATCAGATCGACACCGCCCGTCTGCGGTCGCTCGGCATGACCTTCGGAGGAACTCCGCTGCTCGAACGGACGATCGACCAACTTGTCGAGGCCGTCCGGGCCGAGTGA
- a CDS encoding serine hydrolase gives MSPRALFRRAALASALLLAFGACATAADAQTSPEPPAKTLAQRIEPLVKAHKGKVAVAVKNLKTGESYVYHADDVMPTASLIKFPVMIEAYRQAAAGRINLDSTIKLHKADKVPGSGILTDHFSDGATFALRDAVRLMIKFSDNTATNLVLDAIGMGATAETMVKLGCPDTKIHSKVYRRDTSVFPERSKLYGLGSTTAAQMIRLCEELKAGRLVDPKASAAMYEHLATCDDKDKFPRFLPEGAKIAFKTGSVDASRTAAGLIECPAGSVALCVLTTDNEDQRWIADNAGNLICAKIAREVFDHFQNKPETPGPASTVAKEPSKPQTTPGAPPAPGTR, from the coding sequence ATGTCTCCAAGAGCGCTGTTCCGCCGCGCGGCGCTGGCGTCGGCACTGCTCTTGGCCTTTGGCGCGTGCGCGACGGCCGCCGACGCGCAGACGTCGCCCGAGCCGCCCGCGAAGACCCTTGCGCAGCGGATCGAGCCCCTCGTCAAGGCCCACAAGGGGAAGGTCGCCGTCGCCGTCAAGAACCTCAAGACGGGTGAATCGTACGTTTACCACGCCGACGACGTCATGCCGACCGCCAGCCTGATCAAGTTCCCGGTGATGATCGAAGCCTATCGACAGGCCGCCGCGGGCCGGATCAACCTCGACTCGACCATCAAGCTGCACAAGGCCGACAAGGTGCCGGGATCGGGGATTCTGACCGATCACTTCTCGGACGGGGCGACCTTCGCCCTCCGCGACGCGGTGAGGCTCATGATTAAATTCTCCGACAACACGGCCACGAACCTGGTGCTCGACGCGATCGGCATGGGGGCGACGGCCGAGACGATGGTGAAGCTTGGCTGTCCGGACACGAAGATCCACTCCAAGGTCTATCGCCGTGACACCTCGGTCTTCCCCGAGCGGAGCAAGCTCTACGGTCTGGGAAGCACGACGGCCGCCCAGATGATTCGGCTGTGCGAGGAACTCAAGGCCGGGCGGCTCGTCGATCCGAAGGCCAGCGCGGCGATGTATGAACATCTCGCGACCTGCGACGACAAGGACAAGTTTCCTCGGTTTCTGCCGGAGGGCGCGAAGATCGCGTTCAAGACCGGGAGCGTCGACGCCAGCCGCACCGCCGCCGGCCTCATCGAGTGCCCCGCCGGCTCGGTCGCCCTCTGCGTGCTGACGACCGATAATGAAGACCAACGTTGGATCGCCGACAACGCGGGCAACCTGATCTGCGCCAAGATCGCCCGCGAAGTCTTCGACCACTTCCAGAACAAGCCCGAGACTCCCGGCCCGGCGTCGACGGTCGCCAAGGAGCCGTCGAAACCTCAAACCACCCCGGGCGCCCCCCCGGCCCCCGGAACGCGATGA
- a CDS encoding glycosyltransferase family 39 protein, whose product MVGRSRWIALGLVVAAVLVRVAAVLVLQSHHVPRSTFEHGEIAASIVAGRGFSMQFLGAEGPTSQQAPVYPAIVALAYAAGGVEQPRALLMLELGQALLGGLLVLGVLRLTSRVVPDCPAAAWTAGAIAAFHPTLVYATTYVQVAALAATLVVWILVWAARTAESRSIRDAAIVGALLALAALTDPILGLVGAGVLVAIAAGSMERRRAVGLAAVVALTSAIGIAPWVVRNAIVHGEFVPIKSTFGYAFWQGNCAISEGTDKVVRASVDRIFEAPGATADLSSLNATMWRARHEAGYIDDIAMSNEFKRHLGTLSEPERSGVLLRMATAEIKANPLRYLQLCLRRLQYFWLFDETNPKTRVWIYRVSHLGLTALALAGLMLAAPTARRRLAPTIATAAVLSVFHALTIVSARFHIPIEPLMAVWAGAGVSGLRAPHWIKAIRSTATAHHVERIGVVSRLG is encoded by the coding sequence ATGGTCGGAAGGAGTCGCTGGATCGCCTTGGGCCTCGTCGTCGCGGCCGTTCTGGTCCGTGTCGCGGCGGTGCTGGTGCTTCAGAGCCATCATGTGCCGAGGTCGACTTTCGAGCACGGCGAAATCGCCGCGTCGATCGTCGCCGGGCGCGGGTTCTCGATGCAGTTCCTCGGCGCGGAAGGCCCGACCTCGCAGCAGGCGCCTGTCTATCCGGCGATCGTCGCTCTGGCCTACGCGGCGGGAGGCGTCGAGCAGCCGCGCGCGCTCTTGATGCTCGAACTCGGCCAGGCCCTGCTCGGCGGCTTGCTCGTGCTGGGCGTGCTTCGCCTGACGAGCCGGGTCGTCCCTGACTGTCCCGCGGCGGCGTGGACGGCCGGCGCGATCGCCGCGTTTCATCCGACGCTCGTTTATGCCACGACGTACGTCCAGGTGGCCGCGCTGGCGGCCACGCTCGTCGTCTGGATTCTCGTCTGGGCCGCCCGGACCGCCGAGTCGCGGTCGATCCGCGACGCCGCGATCGTCGGGGCGCTCCTGGCCCTCGCCGCGCTGACCGACCCCATCCTCGGCCTCGTCGGAGCGGGCGTTCTGGTCGCGATCGCCGCTGGAAGCATGGAACGGCGGCGGGCCGTCGGCCTGGCGGCGGTCGTCGCGCTGACGTCGGCGATCGGGATCGCCCCTTGGGTGGTCCGCAACGCGATCGTCCACGGCGAGTTCGTGCCGATCAAGAGCACGTTTGGTTATGCGTTCTGGCAAGGCAACTGCGCGATCAGCGAGGGGACCGACAAGGTGGTCCGCGCATCGGTCGACCGGATCTTCGAGGCTCCCGGCGCGACGGCCGATCTGTCATCGCTGAACGCGACGATGTGGAGGGCGCGGCACGAAGCGGGCTACATCGACGACATCGCGATGTCGAATGAGTTCAAGCGGCACCTCGGGACGCTGTCGGAGCCGGAGCGGTCGGGGGTGCTGCTCCGCATGGCGACGGCGGAGATCAAGGCGAATCCGCTGCGGTACTTGCAGCTCTGCCTCCGCCGGCTCCAGTACTTCTGGCTGTTCGACGAGACCAACCCGAAGACGCGCGTGTGGATCTATCGCGTCAGCCACCTCGGGCTGACGGCCTTGGCCCTCGCGGGATTGATGCTCGCCGCGCCTACCGCCCGGCGACGGCTCGCGCCGACGATCGCGACGGCGGCCGTCCTGAGCGTCTTCCACGCGCTGACGATCGTCTCGGCCCGGTTCCACATCCCGATCGAGCCGCTGATGGCGGTGTGGGCGGGCGCGGGCGTCTCCGGCCTGCGCGCGCCGCATTGGATCAAGGCGATTCGATCAACCGCGACGGCTCACCACGTCGAACGAATCGGGGTCGTAAGCCGGCTTGGATGA
- a CDS encoding MBL fold metallo-hydrolase: MIRLADDLELLRGFPPFGFNVYVMGGVVVDAATRLGTRRILRQLAGRKLTAHALTHAHPDHQGATRAICERFDLPLWCGEADADAAETEGLIMARMPPHWLSRTVGPRWTGPTHPVARRLREGDEVGGFAVVETPGHTIGHISFWREHDRVLVIGDVVANMHIYLGYPTLREPERIFSLDPEQNRRSAERLAALEPRLICFGHGPPLRDPRRFAKFVARFGRRRSEAG, translated from the coding sequence ATGATCCGACTGGCCGACGACCTCGAATTGTTGCGTGGCTTCCCGCCGTTCGGGTTCAACGTGTACGTGATGGGGGGCGTCGTGGTCGACGCGGCGACCCGGCTCGGCACGCGGCGGATTCTCAGGCAGTTGGCGGGACGGAAACTGACGGCCCACGCGCTGACGCACGCCCACCCCGACCATCAAGGGGCGACGCGCGCGATTTGCGAGCGGTTCGACCTGCCCCTCTGGTGCGGCGAGGCCGACGCCGATGCCGCCGAGACCGAGGGCCTGATCATGGCCCGGATGCCGCCGCACTGGCTGAGCCGGACCGTCGGCCCGCGCTGGACCGGCCCGACGCACCCGGTCGCGCGTCGGCTCCGCGAGGGGGACGAGGTCGGCGGCTTCGCGGTCGTCGAGACCCCCGGACACACGATCGGCCACATCTCGTTCTGGCGCGAGCACGACCGGGTTCTCGTGATCGGCGACGTCGTCGCGAATATGCACATCTACCTGGGATATCCGACGTTGCGCGAGCCGGAGCGGATCTTCTCGCTCGACCCCGAACAGAACCGGCGATCGGCCGAGCGTCTGGCCGCCTTGGAGCCCCGCTTGATCTGCTTCGGCCACGGGCCGCCGCTTCGCGACCCGCGCCGGTTCGCCAAGTTCGTCGCCCGGTTCGGCCGCCGGCGGTCTGAGGCGGGTTGA
- a CDS encoding efflux RND transporter periplasmic adaptor subunit — protein sequence MSKWLTILAAVAVVCGSTWAWQQGFRPSMNYFESPIRLSLVEVDRGDIVLLVVENGSLESASDATVKCQVEALVGQVGGTTGAGGAGGAGGRGGGTTSGASGKAASGGGSPQAAAPVATKSKSARGASGASSKTQSSGSTSGSGSASGSGSASGAASSSASATSSSTAATTTTGSVKPVIRSFTYMVTPHVPLKPATSTGGGASTTATASATTTRTGGGGGGGGRGGGGRGSTNGMDQEKPGSTRIISILREGTKVKKGEIVCELDASAFRDELKVQKIRHLQAQSWVEQASAILEVNKITLREYRDGIYPQDLQLIRQYIQTCQIEYDIAARNYTWSSEMMKKGLRARSQVIADELNVQQTLIALNEAKGMLERLEKFTGPKLIKSLEAKLASILTDKLAQDSSFALETERLHRLEKNLAACTLRAPDDGVVVYVNQANGWGRVESAIEEGVTVRQDQPIFQLPDPRRLRVKVRINETKVAQIRPGQDCQIVIDAFPDRKLVGKVTDVTAIATPVNGPFSDVRVYFALVSIEQGFADLRPGLSAEVSFLSDQRSQVDRVPLAAIREVGGESFVAIPDRSPAAKPQTPYRWQKVELGLSGPDYVEVLSGVRQGDRVVADALTLEAPEPSAVSAASSPVASLSP from the coding sequence ATGTCCAAATGGTTGACCATCCTGGCGGCCGTCGCCGTGGTCTGCGGCTCGACATGGGCGTGGCAACAGGGTTTTCGGCCGTCGATGAACTACTTCGAGAGCCCGATCCGGCTCAGCCTGGTCGAGGTGGATCGCGGTGACATCGTGCTGCTCGTCGTCGAGAACGGCAGCCTCGAAAGCGCCAGCGACGCGACGGTCAAGTGCCAGGTCGAAGCGCTCGTCGGCCAGGTGGGCGGGACGACCGGAGCCGGGGGCGCCGGCGGCGCGGGCGGGCGTGGCGGCGGCACGACGTCGGGGGCCAGCGGCAAGGCGGCGTCGGGCGGAGGAAGCCCGCAGGCCGCCGCGCCCGTCGCCACCAAGAGCAAGAGCGCCCGCGGCGCGTCGGGAGCGTCGTCTAAGACCCAGAGTTCCGGATCGACGAGTGGCTCGGGATCAGCGAGCGGCTCGGGATCGGCCAGCGGCGCGGCTTCGTCCAGCGCGTCGGCGACCTCCAGCTCGACAGCGGCCACGACGACGACGGGCAGTGTCAAACCGGTGATCCGCAGCTTCACCTACATGGTCACGCCGCACGTTCCGCTCAAGCCCGCGACCTCGACCGGCGGCGGCGCATCCACGACGGCGACCGCCTCCGCGACGACGACGCGGACCGGCGGCGGTGGCGGAGGAGGCGGACGCGGCGGCGGCGGACGGGGCAGCACCAACGGAATGGATCAGGAGAAGCCCGGCTCGACCCGAATCATCTCGATCCTGCGCGAGGGGACGAAAGTCAAGAAGGGGGAGATCGTCTGCGAACTCGACGCGTCGGCCTTCCGCGACGAGTTGAAGGTGCAAAAGATCCGCCACCTCCAAGCCCAATCGTGGGTCGAGCAGGCCAGCGCGATCCTTGAGGTCAACAAGATCACCCTTCGCGAGTACCGCGACGGCATCTATCCCCAGGATCTTCAGCTCATTCGTCAGTACATCCAGACGTGTCAGATCGAATACGACATCGCCGCTCGCAATTACACGTGGTCGAGCGAGATGATGAAGAAGGGCCTCCGCGCCCGTTCTCAGGTGATCGCCGACGAACTCAACGTCCAGCAGACCCTGATCGCCCTCAACGAGGCCAAGGGGATGCTGGAACGGCTCGAAAAATTCACCGGCCCGAAGCTCATCAAATCGCTCGAAGCCAAGCTGGCGTCGATCCTCACCGACAAGCTGGCGCAGGATTCGAGCTTCGCGCTTGAGACCGAGCGGTTGCACCGCCTTGAGAAGAACCTGGCGGCCTGCACCCTTCGAGCTCCGGACGACGGCGTCGTGGTTTACGTCAACCAGGCCAACGGCTGGGGACGCGTCGAATCGGCGATCGAGGAAGGCGTCACCGTTCGCCAGGATCAGCCCATCTTCCAGCTTCCCGACCCCAGGCGGCTGCGGGTCAAAGTCCGGATCAACGAGACCAAGGTCGCACAGATTCGCCCGGGTCAAGACTGCCAGATCGTCATCGACGCCTTCCCGGATCGCAAGCTGGTCGGCAAGGTCACCGACGTGACGGCGATCGCGACGCCCGTCAACGGGCCGTTCTCCGACGTCCGCGTGTACTTCGCGCTGGTCTCGATCGAGCAGGGTTTCGCCGATCTCCGCCCCGGCCTGAGCGCCGAGGTGAGCTTCCTCAGCGATCAGCGTTCGCAGGTCGACCGCGTGCCGCTCGCCGCGATTCGCGAGGTCGGTGGGGAATCGTTCGTCGCCATCCCGGATCGCTCGCCTGCCGCCAAGCCGCAAACGCCTTATCGCTGGCAGAAGGTTGAACTCGGCCTCAGCGGCCCCGACTACGTCGAGGTGCTCTCGGGCGTCCGCCAGGGCGACCGCGTGGTCGCCGACGCGCTCACTCTCGAAGCCCCGGAGCCGTCGGCCGTGTCGGCTGCGTCCTCCCCTGTCGCGTCGCTCTCGCCCTGA
- a CDS encoding tyrosine-protein phosphatase → MSTSRLAQTLRERRIQTVLNLRGPNPDHEWYRAERDATIAAGATQVDVALSSCVWMSRAQLHTLIRTLDSSRYPILIHCAWGSERTGLVSAFAELLRDGSSLDDARNQLALEYLYVPFGDGKIMSEALDQYESWLHEQRLVHRPETFRRWAAEGYKPGNPDRERWAWDPYPLIVTTRPEPERSALQLKHDGGDRR, encoded by the coding sequence ATGTCGACGTCGAGGCTAGCACAGACCCTTCGTGAACGCCGCATCCAGACCGTGCTCAACCTGCGCGGGCCGAACCCCGATCACGAGTGGTATCGAGCCGAACGCGACGCGACGATCGCCGCGGGGGCGACGCAAGTCGATGTCGCGCTGTCGTCGTGCGTCTGGATGTCGCGCGCCCAGCTCCACACGCTAATCCGGACCCTCGATTCGAGCCGGTACCCGATCCTGATCCACTGCGCCTGGGGCTCGGAACGAACCGGCCTCGTCTCGGCCTTCGCCGAACTGCTCCGCGACGGCTCGTCGCTCGACGACGCGCGCAACCAGCTCGCGCTCGAATACCTGTACGTCCCGTTCGGCGACGGCAAGATCATGTCCGAGGCGCTCGATCAGTACGAGTCGTGGCTGCATGAACAGCGGCTCGTGCATCGGCCCGAAACCTTCCGTCGATGGGCCGCCGAAGGCTACAAGCCCGGCAACCCCGACCGCGAACGCTGGGCCTGGGACCCGTACCCGTTGATCGTCACCACCCGGCCCGAGCCGGAACGCTCGGCGCTCCAGCTCAAGCACGACGGCGGCGATCGTCGCTGA
- a CDS encoding sulfatase-like hydrolase/transferase: MNTSAPSGRSILPRVRARSEVREPNAATALLTPRGAVAVSTWFGLVAGLAELGLAFGLKPLFDPSPGLFRMNRFILWTMPTVNLVLFLILGMVAAAILCFKPQTRARWALVPLCMLAVLTLLLSFRKLHDVACLVLACGLGYRLAIRLEPRVGSLLRLVRRSLIPLAAVATGMVGLSLGGEIFRESSAAKRLPSLPAAAPKPPNVLLIVLDTVRADRMSLYGYERDTTPSLARLAGRGVTFGQARSTAPWTLPSHASMMTGRWRHELSAGMNRPLDNADPTLAEYLAGHGYDTAGFVANTTYAGAETGLDRGFARYEDHTVSFKDVLWTTVVGRRILCPLFAPQDRRSDGHPCDHLRKNAGHIRRDLLAWVDREGGDDRPFFAFLNLFDAHNPYLPPHEFNAPFGAEPESEHDLKLFERWFILDKSTLTPRDVQLVSDAYDDCLAYLDSQVDGILGDLALRDKLDDTLVIVTADHGEHFGEHGLYGHASSLYDQELRVPLLVLLPKSAHAGRTVADPVSLRDLPATVVDVLGLGADSPFPGRSLARCWSGADGSPTAPDSVLSSVDAPVETAPNQGRSPVFRGPMKAVASGRRVYIRNGDGREELFDVAADPDQTHDLADLDESKPHLDHLRAELIRLLR, translated from the coding sequence ATGAACACCTCGGCACCTTCAGGCCGATCGATCTTGCCGCGCGTCCGGGCGCGCAGCGAGGTCCGCGAGCCGAACGCGGCGACGGCTTTGCTGACTCCCCGAGGAGCGGTCGCGGTCTCCACCTGGTTCGGGCTCGTCGCGGGTCTAGCGGAACTTGGCCTGGCGTTCGGGCTCAAGCCGCTGTTCGATCCCTCGCCCGGCCTGTTCCGGATGAACCGGTTCATCCTCTGGACCATGCCGACGGTCAACCTCGTCCTGTTCCTGATCCTCGGAATGGTCGCCGCCGCGATCCTCTGCTTCAAGCCCCAAACCCGCGCGCGGTGGGCGCTCGTTCCGCTCTGCATGCTCGCCGTCCTGACCCTCTTGCTTTCGTTCCGCAAGCTCCACGACGTGGCCTGTCTGGTGCTGGCCTGCGGCCTCGGCTACCGCCTGGCGATCCGGCTGGAGCCTCGTGTCGGGTCGCTGCTCCGGCTCGTCCGGCGCAGCCTGATTCCGCTGGCGGCCGTCGCGACGGGCATGGTCGGCCTGTCGCTGGGAGGCGAAATCTTCCGCGAATCGTCGGCCGCGAAGCGCCTGCCCTCCCTGCCGGCCGCCGCGCCCAAGCCGCCCAACGTGTTGCTGATCGTTCTTGACACCGTCCGCGCCGACCGGATGAGTCTGTATGGATACGAGCGCGACACGACTCCCTCGCTCGCCCGGCTTGCGGGTCGGGGCGTGACGTTCGGCCAGGCGCGGTCGACGGCTCCCTGGACCCTTCCATCGCACGCAAGCATGATGACGGGGCGATGGCGTCACGAGCTGTCCGCCGGCATGAACCGGCCGCTCGACAACGCTGACCCGACCCTCGCCGAGTACCTCGCGGGCCACGGTTACGACACGGCCGGCTTCGTCGCCAACACCACCTACGCGGGCGCCGAGACGGGGCTCGACCGGGGTTTCGCGCGGTACGAGGATCACACGGTGTCGTTCAAGGACGTTCTGTGGACGACGGTCGTCGGCCGCCGCATTCTCTGTCCCCTGTTCGCCCCCCAGGATCGGCGCTCGGACGGCCATCCTTGCGACCACCTCCGCAAGAACGCCGGCCATATTCGCCGCGACCTCCTTGCATGGGTCGATCGCGAAGGGGGCGACGACCGGCCGTTCTTCGCCTTCCTGAACCTGTTCGACGCCCACAACCCCTACCTGCCGCCTCACGAGTTCAACGCCCCGTTCGGAGCCGAGCCCGAGTCGGAGCACGACCTGAAGCTGTTCGAGCGCTGGTTCATCCTCGACAAGTCGACGCTCACCCCACGCGACGTTCAGCTCGTCTCCGACGCCTACGACGACTGCCTCGCATATCTGGACTCGCAGGTGGACGGCATCCTGGGCGACCTCGCTCTCCGCGACAAGCTGGACGACACGCTCGTCATCGTCACGGCCGACCACGGCGAGCACTTCGGCGAGCACGGTTTGTACGGGCACGCGAGCAGCCTGTACGACCAGGAGCTGCGCGTCCCTCTGCTCGTCCTGCTCCCCAAATCCGCGCACGCCGGCCGGACCGTCGCCGACCCGGTGAGCCTCCGCGACCTCCCCGCGACGGTCGTCGACGTGCTGGGCCTCGGGGCCGACTCCCCCTTCCCCGGCCGCTCGCTCGCCCGTTGCTGGTCAGGTGCCGACGGATCGCCGACGGCGCCCGACTCGGTGCTTTCCTCGGTCGACGCACCGGTTGAGACCGCGCCCAACCAGGGCCGATCGCCGGTCTTCCGAGGCCCGATGAAAGCCGTGGCGAGCGGTCGTCGCGTCTACATCCGCAACGGCGACGGCCGCGAAGAACTCTTCGACGTCGCCGCCGACCCGGACCAGACCCACGACCTCGCCGACCTCGACGAGTCGAAACCCCACCTCGACCACCTCCGCGCCGAGCTGATCCGCCTGCTCCGCTGA
- a CDS encoding acyl-CoA thioesterase has translation MSQTVSCDTSIRVRYAETDRMGLLHHATYFVYFEIGRTELLRERGITYREVEDAGHFLVIIDIGCKFKKPAQYDDLLTLRTTVTRVTHVKIVHNYQLFRDGELLAEGHSTLACVDRDGKPQGLPEMLK, from the coding sequence ATGAGCCAGACCGTCAGTTGCGACACGTCGATCCGCGTCCGCTACGCCGAAACCGACCGCATGGGGCTGCTGCACCACGCGACGTACTTCGTCTATTTCGAGATCGGGCGGACCGAGTTGCTTCGCGAGCGCGGGATCACCTATCGCGAGGTCGAGGACGCCGGGCATTTCCTTGTCATCATCGACATCGGTTGCAAGTTCAAGAAGCCCGCGCAATACGACGATCTGCTCACCTTGCGGACCACCGTCACCAGGGTGACGCACGTCAAGATCGTCCACAATTACCAGCTCTTCCGCGACGGCGAACTGCTCGCCGAAGGCCATTCGACCCTCGCCTGCGTCGATCGCGACGGCAAGCCCCAGGGGTTGCCTGAGATGCTCAAATGA
- a CDS encoding protein-tyrosine phosphatase family protein, with protein MARRRLISLGLGLAGLLAVAAIGVVIQYRNEWLEKRVQVIQPGRLVRGAWQRPTPLRRIIAREGIKTIVTLTAINSTDHKFIDQTRVVREQGIDWVIIPMRGSRATVEQMAIAADLLADPDRQPVFFHCVAGHHRTSLAHAAYLIRHEGYTAEQAWKAVSTLSWARPEALVDRNDQFLIEEFARVQATLSPAREESGFWEVGSGKHAQTASATSSGGDRPGGGAPRDLDHLESGARQLRSGPAGPNLPIGSDVDVEASTDPS; from the coding sequence GTGGCGCGTCGCCGACTGATCTCCCTCGGGCTCGGCCTGGCCGGTCTTCTGGCCGTCGCCGCGATCGGGGTCGTGATCCAGTATCGTAACGAGTGGCTCGAGAAGCGCGTTCAGGTGATCCAGCCGGGCCGACTGGTCCGCGGCGCCTGGCAGCGGCCGACGCCCCTGCGCCGGATCATCGCCCGCGAGGGCATCAAGACGATCGTGACGCTGACCGCGATCAACTCGACCGACCACAAGTTCATCGATCAGACGCGCGTCGTCCGAGAGCAGGGGATCGACTGGGTCATAATCCCGATGCGCGGCTCGCGCGCCACGGTCGAGCAGATGGCGATCGCGGCCGACCTGCTGGCCGATCCCGACCGCCAGCCCGTGTTCTTCCACTGCGTCGCCGGGCACCACCGCACGAGCCTGGCCCATGCGGCGTACCTGATCCGCCACGAGGGGTACACGGCGGAGCAGGCCTGGAAGGCCGTGTCGACGTTGTCGTGGGCGCGGCCCGAGGCGCTCGTCGATCGCAACGATCAATTTCTGATCGAGGAATTCGCGCGGGTGCAGGCGACGCTCTCACCGGCTCGCGAGGAATCTGGTTTCTGGGAGGTCGGTAGTGGCAAGCACGCGCAGACGGCGAGCGCGACGAGTTCTGGCGGCGATCGGCCTGGTGGTGGTGCTCCCCGCGACCTGGATCATCTGGAATCAGGCGCACGACAACTTCGGAGTGGTCCAGCCGGGCCGAATCTTCCGATCGGCTCAGATGTCGACGTCGAGGCTAGCACAGACCCTTCGTGA